In the genome of Sebastes umbrosus isolate fSebUmb1 chromosome 14, fSebUmb1.pri, whole genome shotgun sequence, one region contains:
- the jpt2 gene encoding jupiter microtubule associated homolog 2 — MTSTNMYQGLDSGKPSSRVTQPPGGGSSNLFGSYEDDSAASRRPNKMTSKLFAPPEESQSVPKRSNPPGGKSSGIFGDPVPQAQQKRLNPPGGQSSDIFGAAETAAQSRGHPNKPKDNFSVGPEAASSPPPEAKVIQPVVKEEAAPPAPMPAKEEPAAVPAPPKPEPVPEPKPAPSISSPPDGTHETGDWKNHEPHLGPKPRSHNRVLNPPGGKSSVVFY, encoded by the exons GGTGACGCAGCCTCCTGGAGGTGGCTCCAGTAACTTGTTTGGTAGCTATGAAGACGACTCTGCAGCATCAAGAAGACCCAATAAGATGACCTCTAAACTCTTCGCTCCACCAGAGGAGTCCCAGAGTGTACCCAAACGCTCCAACCCTCCAG GTGGGAAGAGTAGCGGAATATTTGGGGATCCTGTACCTCAAGCTCAGCAAAAGAGACTCAATCCTCCTGGTGGACAAAGCAGCGACATATTCGGTGCTGCAGAGACAGCTGCCCAAAGCCGAGGCCATCCAAATAAGCCAAAG gaCAATTTTAGTGTGGGACCTGAAGCTGCATCATCACCAC CACCGGAAGCCAAGGTTATCCAACCTGTGGTGAAGGAGGAAGCTGCCCCCCCAGCTCCCATGCCAGCCAAGGAAGAGCCTGCTGCTGTCCCAGCCCCTCCAAAGCCTGAGCCTGTGCCTGAGCCCAAGCCCGCTCCTTCCATTTCCTCACCTCCCGATGGGACACATGAGACCGGTGATTGGAAGAACCACGAGCCTCATCTTGGACCCAAGCCTCGCTCTCACAACAGGGTCCTCAACCCCCCTGGAGGAAAGTCTAGTGTGGTATTCTACTGA